A part of Aegilops tauschii subsp. strangulata cultivar AL8/78 chromosome 2, Aet v6.0, whole genome shotgun sequence genomic DNA contains:
- the LOC109740813 gene encoding uncharacterized protein — protein MAPAGGRTTHLLLLALFLSFVLASSAAASYPEHPGQGAGGFFSGIPWFRGGQPGGARGAGGMGAGFSGGWGAGGVGPGGGFARRGIVQPSVVCAEQGPCYQQRLTCPSKCFSSYSYHGKNGGGGGGGGGCSFDCTSCEAHC, from the coding sequence ATGGCGCCAGCCGGAGGACGCACTACCCATCTCCTCCTGCTCGCCCTCTTCCTGTCCTTCGTCCTCGCCTCATCCGCGGCTGCGAGCTACCCAGAGCACCCAGGCCAGGGCGCCGGGGGATTCTTCAGCGGCATACCGTGGTTCCGCGGCGGCCAGCCGGGTGGCGCTCGAGGTGCCGGAGGCATGGGCGCCGGGTTCAGTGGCGGGTGGGGCGCCGGCGGCGTTGGGCCAGGGGGAGGGTTCGCGCGGCGCGGGATCGTGCAGCCGTCCGTGGTCTGCGCCGAGCAGGGTCCCTGTTACCAGCAGCGGCTCACATGCCCGTCCAAGTGCTTCAGCTCGTACAGCTACCATGGGAAAAAtggcggaggaggtggtggcggcggtgggtGCAGCTTCGACTGCACCAGCTGCGAGGCCCACTGCTGA